One Bifidobacterium angulatum DSM 20098 = JCM 7096 DNA window includes the following coding sequences:
- a CDS encoding SDR family NAD(P)-dependent oxidoreductase: MTCNTGRLAGKVAMVTASTRGIGYAIVKRFAEEGATVYMAARNAERAQAKIRACRRQSAGNGEVRVQRCLQG; this comes from the coding sequence ATGACTTGCAATACAGGGCGTCTGGCAGGCAAGGTGGCCATGGTCACCGCTTCGACCCGAGGCATCGGCTATGCGATTGTGAAGCGTTTCGCCGAAGAGGGTGCCACCGTGTATATGGCGGCGCGCAACGCGGAACGTGCGCAGGCGAAGATACGAGCTTGCCGCCGCCAATCTGCCGGGAACGGCGAAGTTCGTGTACAACGATGCCTCCAAGGATGA
- a CDS encoding MarR family winged helix-turn-helix transcriptional regulator, whose product MTTEANMEVDPVNPAFAKAWEQGVCKPPSVAIRTLHNVINRYLAVTRPQEVEELSSANIDIIRYLVRNADRDVFPQDVERRFGITRSTSCRVLGLMERKGLIAREPVPQDARLKKIVLTDKARHIDDELYGNAVAMEKLLLQGLSDAEILGFMHTLDVMQTNLIQTGAIGNENRYSSLALHAEEIDESQAEETGKEQ is encoded by the coding sequence GTGACAACAGAAGCGAACATGGAGGTGGATCCAGTCAATCCCGCATTCGCCAAGGCTTGGGAGCAAGGCGTATGTAAGCCGCCGAGCGTCGCCATTCGGACGCTGCACAATGTCATCAACCGGTATCTTGCGGTCACTCGACCGCAGGAAGTCGAGGAATTGAGCAGTGCCAACATTGACATCATCAGGTACCTTGTACGCAACGCCGACCGCGACGTGTTCCCGCAGGATGTGGAACGACGTTTCGGCATTACCCGGTCGACATCGTGCAGGGTTCTGGGACTGATGGAACGCAAGGGGCTGATCGCGCGCGAGCCGGTGCCGCAGGACGCGAGACTGAAGAAAATCGTCCTCACCGACAAGGCTCGGCATATCGACGATGAGCTATACGGCAATGCGGTGGCCATGGAAAAACTACTGCTACAAGGCCTGAGCGACGCTGAAATCCTCGGATTCATGCACACGCTCGACGTGATGCAGACGAATCTGATCCAAACCGGGGCAATCGGAAACGAAAACCGGTATTCCAGCCTGGCGCTACACGCCGAAGAAATAGACGAATCACAAGCAGAGGAAACAGGAAAGGAACAATAG
- a CDS encoding ABC transporter ATP-binding protein, which yields MQTKPGAKPPMQKAAPGTTKRIFGYIFQYKWHVVAIVLCILVGAAAQAGSALFLQSLIDNYILPLVGVKNPDWSPLLRVLTLMACLYAAGTFCSWLWQWLIVTVEQGTLKKIRDDMFAHQQTLPIRYFDTNEHGDIMSRYTNDTDTLRQAISQSFPQMFSSVISALAALVSMLWLSVPVTIFVLVFAAILFVVVRAIVSRSGRYFVKQQMWIGDVNAFVEESVNGQKVIKVFNHEDATQKTFDEKNEELYKASAEANTWGNVTMPVVGNMGYILYILLAIVGGFMALSGVGNFGLSGAGTLTLGTLISLLTLSRSFVNPLGQVSMQFNMVMMALAGASRIFQLMDEKPEDDGGSVTLVNVELGEDGRTMTEVDHETGHWAWKREEGDDGMRSLKAAQSLSPKAAEVARKARENAITSPDGRLTLLQGDVRFTDVTFGYDPSKPVLHDITWFAKPGQKVALVGATGAGKTTVTNLINRFYDIQEGMILYDGISVKGIRKPDLRKSLGIVLQDVNLFTGTVMDNIRYGRLDATDEECIAAAKLTNADSFIRMLPNGYQTVLEGDGSGLSQGQRQLISIARAAVADPPAMILDEATSSIDTRTEEVVQAGMDNLMKGRTVFVIAHRLSTVRNSDVIMVLDHGRIIERGSHDELIAQKGEYYQLYTGAVELE from the coding sequence ATGCAAACCAAGCCGGGCGCAAAACCGCCGATGCAGAAAGCCGCGCCGGGAACCACCAAGCGCATCTTCGGCTACATCTTCCAATACAAGTGGCATGTCGTGGCGATCGTACTGTGCATTCTGGTCGGCGCGGCCGCCCAAGCCGGATCCGCACTGTTCCTGCAGTCGCTGATCGACAACTACATTCTGCCGCTGGTCGGCGTGAAGAACCCCGACTGGAGCCCGCTGCTACGCGTCCTGACACTCATGGCCTGCCTGTACGCCGCCGGCACCTTCTGCAGCTGGCTATGGCAGTGGCTCATCGTCACCGTCGAACAAGGCACCCTGAAGAAGATCCGCGACGACATGTTTGCCCACCAGCAGACACTGCCGATCCGCTACTTCGACACCAACGAGCACGGCGACATCATGAGCCGTTACACCAACGACACCGACACCCTGCGCCAGGCCATCAGCCAGTCCTTCCCGCAGATGTTCTCCTCCGTGATCTCCGCACTGGCCGCACTGGTCTCCATGCTGTGGCTGTCGGTGCCGGTCACGATCTTCGTACTCGTGTTCGCCGCGATCCTGTTCGTAGTCGTGCGCGCCATCGTCTCCCGCTCCGGCCGCTACTTTGTCAAGCAGCAGATGTGGATCGGCGACGTGAACGCCTTCGTCGAGGAATCCGTCAACGGTCAGAAGGTCATCAAGGTCTTCAACCATGAGGACGCCACCCAGAAGACCTTCGACGAGAAGAACGAGGAACTGTACAAGGCCTCCGCCGAAGCGAACACCTGGGGCAACGTGACCATGCCCGTCGTAGGCAACATGGGTTACATCCTCTACATCCTGCTCGCCATCGTCGGCGGATTCATGGCACTGTCCGGCGTGGGCAACTTCGGCCTTTCCGGCGCGGGAACACTCACCCTCGGCACCCTCATCTCCCTGCTGACACTGTCCCGCTCCTTCGTCAACCCGCTCGGCCAGGTCTCCATGCAGTTCAACATGGTGATGATGGCGCTCGCCGGCGCATCCCGCATCTTCCAGCTCATGGACGAAAAGCCCGAGGATGACGGCGGTTCCGTGACACTCGTCAACGTCGAACTCGGCGAGGACGGCCGCACTATGACCGAAGTCGATCACGAGACCGGCCACTGGGCATGGAAGCGCGAGGAAGGCGACGATGGCATGCGCTCGCTCAAGGCCGCGCAGTCGTTGAGCCCCAAGGCCGCGGAAGTGGCAAGGAAGGCACGCGAGAACGCGATCACCTCGCCCGACGGGCGTCTCACCCTGCTGCAGGGCGACGTGCGCTTCACCGACGTGACCTTCGGCTACGACCCGAGTAAGCCCGTGCTGCACGACATCACCTGGTTCGCCAAGCCCGGTCAGAAAGTCGCGCTGGTCGGCGCCACCGGTGCCGGCAAGACCACGGTGACCAATCTGATCAACCGTTTCTACGACATCCAGGAAGGCATGATCCTGTACGACGGCATTTCCGTCAAGGGCATCAGAAAGCCCGACCTGCGCAAGTCGCTCGGCATCGTGCTGCAGGACGTGAACCTGTTCACCGGCACCGTGATGGACAACATTCGCTACGGCAGGCTCGATGCCACCGACGAGGAGTGCATCGCGGCCGCCAAGCTCACCAACGCGGACAGTTTCATCCGCATGCTGCCCAACGGATACCAGACCGTGCTCGAAGGCGATGGCTCCGGCCTGTCCCAAGGCCAGCGCCAGCTGATCTCCATCGCCCGCGCCGCTGTGGCCGACCCGCCCGCTATGATCCTGGACGAGGCGACGTCCTCCATCGACACCCGCACCGAGGAAGTGGTGCAGGCCGGCATGGACAACCTCATGAAGGGGCGCACCGTGTTCGTGATCGCACACCGCCTGTCCACCGTGCGCAACTCCGATGTGATCATGGTGCTCGACCATGGCCGCATCATCGAACGCGGCTCGCACGACGAGCTCATCGCACAGAAGGGCGAATACTACCAGCTGTACACGGGAGCCGTGGAACTGGAGTAA
- a CDS encoding TetR/AcrR family transcriptional regulator translates to MGNEDVDRRTAILNAAVESFGTLGYYGTSLQKIATMVGLTKAGVLHYVGSKEGLLTTVLNEMYDRETEDVTANMVREAEPLIADMWRRVVAINAKRPKLVHMFSTLSAEALNPDHPAHDYFATREEHVVDVARNIRWRVPAGVDAEQMLRAGFAMMDGIQLRWLRKPGQDLNAMWARCEDVLFPLPQWEGCR, encoded by the coding sequence ATGGGCAACGAGGACGTCGACCGCAGAACGGCAATACTCAACGCAGCAGTGGAGTCATTCGGCACACTCGGCTATTACGGCACCTCATTGCAGAAAATCGCCACCATGGTCGGTCTTACCAAGGCAGGCGTGCTGCATTACGTCGGCAGCAAGGAAGGCCTGCTGACCACGGTGCTCAACGAAATGTATGACCGCGAAACCGAGGACGTGACCGCCAACATGGTGCGCGAGGCCGAACCGCTGATCGCGGACATGTGGCGCAGAGTCGTGGCCATCAACGCCAAACGCCCCAAACTGGTGCACATGTTTTCCACGCTGAGCGCCGAAGCGTTGAACCCCGATCACCCGGCGCACGATTATTTCGCCACCCGCGAGGAACATGTGGTGGATGTGGCGCGCAACATTCGCTGGCGCGTGCCAGCCGGGGTCGATGCCGAACAGATGCTCCGCGCCGGATTCGCCATGATGGACGGCATTCAGCTGCGCTGGCTGCGCAAGCCCGGGCAGGACCTCAATGCCATGTGGGCGCGATGCGAGGATGTTCTCTTCCCACTGCCGCAGTGGGAAGGCTGCCGCTAG
- a CDS encoding glycerate kinase, with product MKYLLAPDSFKEAASAQAVAEAMRRGVLAGDPDAECRMMPLSDGGEGLTTALVRATGGELKPAHVHDALGRPICAQYGFLGGGSHMETDGKTGIRTAVVELAAASGIEHVSPADRDPLAASTYGTGELIHDAIDAGATRIVLGLGGSATTDGGTGLARALGYRFLDDRDCELPLGGGALHRLARIDGTDVPDEVRNVPIILACDVTNPLTGPNGAAAVFAPQKGADAQQVALLDSGLSKLANAIKALNGRNIASQPGSGAAGGTGGGMLGLFNASMRPGIELVLDLLHAREACAWADVVITGEGAIDSQTPYGKVPSGIARLAQSQGKPAIAIGGKVARDPQTMAALREVGIVATFGIAPGSASLPELLADTKRNVKSTCASIASLLRSMA from the coding sequence GTGAAATACCTGTTGGCGCCGGATTCGTTCAAAGAGGCCGCATCGGCGCAGGCCGTGGCGGAAGCGATGCGACGCGGAGTGCTGGCAGGCGACCCGGATGCCGAATGCCGTATGATGCCGCTGTCCGACGGCGGCGAGGGATTGACCACTGCACTGGTCCGGGCCACTGGGGGCGAACTGAAACCGGCACACGTGCACGACGCATTGGGACGGCCGATCTGCGCGCAATACGGATTCCTGGGTGGGGGAAGCCACATGGAGACCGACGGCAAGACAGGCATACGCACCGCAGTAGTCGAGTTGGCTGCGGCAAGCGGAATCGAACACGTCTCCCCCGCCGACCGCGACCCGTTGGCGGCATCCACCTATGGCACCGGAGAATTGATCCATGACGCGATCGATGCCGGCGCAACGCGTATTGTGCTTGGTTTGGGAGGCAGCGCCACCACGGACGGCGGCACCGGCCTGGCCCGGGCGCTCGGATACCGTTTTCTCGACGACCGCGATTGCGAATTGCCGCTCGGCGGCGGTGCACTGCATCGGCTCGCCCGTATAGACGGCACCGACGTTCCCGACGAAGTGCGCAATGTCCCCATCATTCTGGCATGCGACGTCACCAATCCACTGACCGGGCCGAACGGCGCGGCTGCGGTGTTTGCGCCGCAGAAAGGCGCGGACGCGCAGCAGGTCGCACTACTTGACTCGGGTCTGAGCAAGCTCGCCAATGCCATCAAAGCCCTCAATGGCCGTAACATCGCCAGCCAGCCCGGATCGGGTGCGGCGGGCGGCACCGGCGGCGGCATGCTTGGACTATTCAATGCGAGCATGCGCCCCGGCATCGAACTGGTACTGGACTTGTTGCATGCGCGCGAGGCATGCGCGTGGGCCGACGTGGTCATCACCGGCGAAGGCGCCATCGACAGCCAGACGCCATATGGCAAGGTGCCCAGTGGCATCGCACGATTGGCGCAATCGCAGGGCAAGCCGGCCATTGCCATCGGAGGCAAAGTGGCACGGGACCCACAGACCATGGCCGCTTTGCGTGAAGTCGGCATCGTCGCGACCTTCGGCATCGCACCCGGATCGGCCAGTTTGCCGGAACTGCTCGCCGACACGAAGCGCAACGTGAAAAGTACCTGCGCTTCAATCGCCAGCCTGCTTCGCAGCATGGCGTAA
- a CDS encoding exo-alpha-(1->6)-L-arabinopyranosidase — protein MSGNTYPSVNDLTLEEKASLTSGGDAWHLQGIESKGIPGYMITDGPHGLRKSLASSTGETDLNDSVPATCFPPAAGLSSSWNPELIHKVGEAMGEECIQEKVAVILGPGVNIKRNPLGGRCFEYWSEDPYLAGHEAVGIVAGVQSKGVGTSLKHFAANNQETDRLRISANISQRALREIYFPAFEYIVKTAQPWTIMCSYNRINGVHSAQNRWLLTDVLRDEWGFKGIVMSDWGADHDRVASLNAGLNLEMPPSYTDDQIVYAARDGRIQPEQLDRMAQGMIDLANKTRAAMSIDGYRFDVDAHDEVAHQAAVESMVLLKNDDAILPVAKDAKIAVIGEFARTPRYQGGGSSHITPTKMTSFLDTLTARGVDAQFAPGFTLDLEPADKALETEAVETAKNADVVLMFLGLPEAAESEGFDRETLDIPAKQIELLEAVAAANKNIAVVLSNGSVVSVAPWAANAKGVLESWLLGQAGGAALADVIFGEASPSGKLAQSVPMSINDDPSMINWPGEEGHVDYGEGVFVGYRYYDTYGKAVDYPFGYGLSYATFELSGIKAEKTGANTARVSVTVANTSDVDAAETVQVYVAPGKAAVSRPRHELKGFRKVFLKGGESAEISLDLDERAFAYWSEKFDDWRVEAGEYGIEVGTSSRDIAGVATVALDGDGKAEPLTEWSTFGEWSCDPVGSKVVSAMYEAGGNGELPKLPDNDMMRMFLNSTPINSMSTIVGEGGKRTAAFMLDEYAKLAK, from the coding sequence ATGAGCGGCAATACCTATCCCTCCGTCAACGACCTGACCCTTGAAGAGAAAGCCTCCCTGACGTCCGGCGGCGACGCCTGGCATCTGCAGGGCATCGAATCCAAAGGCATCCCCGGCTACATGATCACCGATGGCCCGCACGGACTGCGCAAATCCCTGGCGTCCAGCACCGGCGAAACCGATTTGAACGATTCCGTGCCGGCCACCTGCTTCCCGCCTGCGGCCGGCTTGTCCAGCTCCTGGAATCCCGAGCTCATCCACAAGGTGGGCGAGGCCATGGGCGAGGAATGCATCCAGGAGAAAGTGGCGGTCATTCTCGGCCCCGGCGTCAACATCAAGCGCAACCCGCTTGGCGGCCGTTGCTTCGAATACTGGTCCGAAGACCCGTATCTTGCCGGCCATGAGGCCGTGGGCATCGTCGCCGGCGTGCAATCCAAGGGCGTGGGCACCTCGCTCAAGCACTTCGCGGCCAACAATCAGGAGACCGACCGTCTGCGCATCAGCGCCAACATCTCCCAGCGTGCGCTGCGCGAGATCTACTTCCCGGCTTTCGAATACATCGTCAAAACCGCCCAGCCGTGGACCATCATGTGCTCCTACAACCGCATCAACGGCGTGCACTCCGCGCAGAACCGCTGGCTGCTCACCGACGTGCTGCGCGATGAATGGGGTTTCAAGGGCATCGTCATGAGCGATTGGGGCGCCGATCATGATCGAGTCGCCTCCCTCAACGCCGGGCTCAACCTGGAAATGCCGCCAAGCTACACGGACGACCAGATTGTCTACGCGGCTCGCGACGGGCGCATCCAGCCCGAACAGCTTGACCGCATGGCCCAGGGCATGATCGACCTGGCGAACAAGACGCGCGCCGCCATGAGCATCGACGGCTACCGCTTCGACGTGGACGCCCATGATGAGGTGGCGCATCAGGCCGCCGTCGAATCCATGGTGCTGCTCAAGAACGATGACGCGATCCTGCCGGTCGCCAAGGACGCCAAGATCGCGGTCATCGGCGAATTCGCCCGCACCCCGCGCTACCAGGGTGGCGGCTCGTCCCACATCACCCCGACCAAGATGACCAGCTTCCTCGACACCCTCACCGCGCGGGGCGTCGATGCCCAATTCGCCCCCGGATTCACCCTCGACCTCGAACCGGCAGACAAGGCGCTCGAAACCGAAGCCGTGGAAACCGCCAAGAACGCCGATGTGGTGCTTATGTTCCTAGGACTTCCGGAAGCCGCCGAATCCGAAGGCTTCGACCGTGAAACCCTCGACATTCCCGCCAAGCAGATCGAGCTGCTCGAAGCTGTCGCGGCGGCGAACAAGAACATCGCGGTCGTGCTTTCCAACGGTTCCGTCGTCTCCGTGGCCCCATGGGCGGCCAATGCCAAGGGCGTCCTCGAATCCTGGCTGCTTGGTCAGGCGGGGGGTGCCGCGCTCGCCGATGTGATCTTCGGCGAGGCAAGCCCGTCCGGCAAGCTGGCGCAGAGCGTTCCGATGAGCATCAACGACGATCCGAGCATGATCAACTGGCCGGGCGAGGAAGGGCACGTCGATTACGGTGAGGGCGTGTTTGTGGGCTACCGCTATTACGACACGTATGGCAAGGCGGTCGATTATCCGTTCGGCTACGGCCTGAGCTACGCCACCTTCGAGCTTTCCGGCATCAAGGCGGAGAAGACCGGCGCCAACACCGCCCGTGTGAGCGTGACCGTCGCCAATACCTCCGATGTGGACGCCGCCGAGACCGTGCAGGTGTATGTGGCGCCGGGCAAGGCCGCGGTGTCTCGCCCGAGGCATGAGCTCAAGGGATTCCGCAAGGTGTTTCTCAAGGGCGGCGAATCGGCCGAGATCTCCCTCGATCTGGATGAGCGCGCCTTCGCCTACTGGTCGGAGAAGTTCGACGACTGGCGTGTGGAGGCCGGCGAATACGGCATCGAGGTCGGCACGTCCAGCCGCGACATCGCCGGTGTCGCCACGGTTGCGCTTGACGGCGACGGCAAGGCCGAACCGTTGACCGAGTGGTCCACGTTCGGCGAATGGTCCTGTGATCCGGTCGGTTCCAAGGTGGTGTCCGCCATGTATGAGGCCGGTGGGAACGGCGAGCTGCCGAAACTGCCCGACAACGACATGATGCGCATGTTCCTCAATTCCACGCCGATCAATTCCATGTCCACGATCGTGGGCGAGGGCGGCAAGAGAACCGCGGCCTTCATGCTTGACGAATACGCCAAGCTCGCCAAGTAG
- a CDS encoding SDR family NAD(P)-dependent oxidoreductase produces MRRRRYELAAANLPGTAKFVYNDASKDETYVSAVEQVVANEGCIDVLVNNFGTSNPAKDLDIEHTDPQEFIDTVDINLKSVFITSQAALKYMVERKSGSIINISSIGGAVPDISQIGYGASKAAINYLTKLIAVHEARKNIRCNAVLPGMTATDAVQNALNDEFREFFLHHTPIRRMATPEEIANAVLYFASDESQFTTGQILEVCGGFGLATPVFGDLQDKSRAAA; encoded by the coding sequence GTGCGCAGGCGAAGATACGAGCTTGCCGCCGCCAATCTGCCGGGAACGGCGAAGTTCGTGTACAACGATGCCTCCAAGGATGAGACCTACGTGTCCGCTGTGGAACAGGTCGTGGCCAATGAGGGCTGCATCGACGTGCTCGTCAATAATTTCGGCACGTCCAATCCCGCCAAGGATCTCGACATCGAGCACACCGACCCGCAGGAGTTCATCGACACGGTGGATATCAACCTCAAGTCCGTGTTCATTACGTCGCAGGCCGCGCTGAAATATATGGTGGAGCGTAAATCCGGCAGCATCATCAACATCTCCTCGATTGGCGGCGCCGTGCCGGATATTTCGCAGATCGGCTATGGCGCATCCAAGGCGGCCATCAACTATCTGACCAAGCTTATCGCCGTGCATGAGGCGCGTAAGAACATCCGTTGCAATGCGGTGCTTCCTGGTATGACCGCCACCGATGCCGTACAGAACGCGCTGAATGACGAATTCCGTGAGTTCTTCCTGCATCACACGCCGATCCGCCGTATGGCCACGCCGGAGGAGATCGCGAACGCGGTGTTGTATTTTGCCTCCGACGAATCGCAGTTCACCACCGGTCAGATTCTTGAGGTGTGCGGCGGCTTCGGTCTGGCCACGCCGGTGTTCGGCGATCTGCAGGACAAGTCGCGCGCCGCAGCCTGA
- a CDS encoding alpha/beta hydrolase — translation MLRNAEAWTETDGDLEGLSPEQTIGIKGMRYGSILCDTSRSELWHTPEGIDTIADIPYLPDGGYDKASGQCRGHLLDLYLPHDAVLRGGKTLPVYIDIHGGGFTYGYKELNRNFNVHLADQGFAVFSLSYRPAPQTNLRGQLADVQAALRWITAHLADYPVDPNAIFLTGDSAGGALTMLTLAIENNAEAAAAFGVDEPSDIGFAGAAPVCGTYSLASAATVAATYGKAGSMYDPSDREHLEHMLGAGFFAGLDAADPKFLTVEGLVGNVDFPPLFITTCSDDFLEADNLALACALSRKGADFELYDPKPKRHESLGHVFVIGMPWLPESVECLKRIRRFSYDRC, via the coding sequence ATGCTGCGGAACGCCGAAGCCTGGACGGAAACCGACGGCGACCTGGAAGGCCTCTCCCCCGAACAAACCATCGGCATAAAAGGCATGCGCTACGGCTCCATCCTGTGCGACACCTCGCGTTCCGAACTCTGGCACACGCCGGAAGGCATCGACACCATCGCCGACATCCCCTACCTGCCCGACGGCGGCTACGACAAGGCATCAGGCCAATGCCGCGGCCATCTGCTCGACCTCTACCTGCCGCACGACGCCGTGCTGCGCGGCGGCAAGACGCTGCCCGTATACATCGACATCCACGGCGGCGGATTCACCTACGGATACAAGGAACTGAACCGCAACTTCAACGTGCATCTGGCCGATCAGGGATTCGCCGTGTTCTCGTTGAGCTACCGCCCCGCACCCCAGACCAATCTGCGCGGGCAATTGGCCGACGTGCAGGCGGCGTTGCGTTGGATCACAGCGCATCTGGCCGATTACCCGGTCGATCCGAACGCGATATTCCTGACCGGAGACTCGGCAGGCGGCGCGTTGACCATGCTGACGCTCGCCATCGAGAACAATGCCGAAGCCGCAGCCGCATTCGGCGTGGACGAACCGAGCGACATCGGATTCGCCGGCGCCGCCCCGGTGTGCGGCACATACAGTCTCGCCTCGGCTGCAACGGTCGCCGCGACCTACGGCAAGGCAGGCTCCATGTACGACCCCTCCGACCGCGAGCACCTTGAGCACATGCTGGGCGCGGGCTTCTTCGCCGGTCTTGACGCCGCAGATCCGAAGTTCCTGACGGTTGAGGGACTAGTGGGAAACGTTGATTTTCCACCGTTGTTCATCACCACATGCAGTGATGATTTTCTGGAGGCGGATAATCTTGCGCTGGCTTGCGCATTGTCGCGCAAGGGTGCGGATTTCGAATTGTATGATCCGAAGCCGAAGCGGCATGAGTCGTTGGGGCACGTGTTTGTGATCGGCATGCCGTGGCTGCCGGAAAGCGTCGAGTGCTTGAAGCGCATTCGTCGTTTCTCGTATGACCGCTGCTGA
- a CDS encoding ABC transporter ATP-binding protein has protein sequence MLRTLGRSLREYKKVSILTPVAVVIEGILEILIPTVMASLIDEGISGGSMPAIIKFGLILLLCSLCSLAAGFLAGKFAAIAGAGFAKNLRHDEFEKVQGFSFTNIDRFSTGSIITRLTTDVTNLQNAYSMIIRMGVRAPIMMVVAWIFSFRISPSISLVFLACIPILAIGLCGLAVYVHPVFERVFHTYDKLNNVVDENLQGIRVVKSYTRESHEITKFGRISQRIYKDFSKADRVMSFNNPLMMVCVYVSMILIAWMGAKQIVASGNNAALGLTTGDLTALVTYAMQILMAMMMLSMIFVMCIISQASAERICQVLNEESTVTNPADPVKEVADGSIEFSDVNFRYSDNSEKPVLDNINLKIRSGMTVGIVGGTGSAKSSLVQLVPRLYDVTSGSLKVGGVDVRDYDMEVLRDQVAMVLQKNVLFSGTIADNLRWGNPNATDEEIRHACQLAQADGFIQEFPDKYDTYIEQGGTNVSGGQRQRLCIARALLKKPKILILDDSTSAVDTKTDQLIRAAFHNEIPDTTKIIIAQRIASVQESDMILVMEEGRITASGTHEELLKTCDEYRSIYESQTKNQAQPEELQ, from the coding sequence ATGCTGCGTACGCTCGGCAGATCGCTGCGCGAATACAAAAAAGTCAGCATTCTCACCCCGGTGGCCGTGGTCATCGAAGGCATTCTCGAAATTCTCATCCCCACGGTAATGGCTTCGCTCATCGACGAAGGCATCAGCGGCGGCAGCATGCCGGCCATCATCAAATTCGGCCTGATTCTGCTGCTGTGCTCGCTGTGCTCGCTCGCCGCAGGCTTCCTCGCCGGCAAGTTCGCCGCGATCGCCGGCGCCGGCTTCGCCAAGAACCTGCGCCACGACGAGTTCGAAAAGGTGCAGGGCTTCAGCTTCACCAACATCGACCGGTTCTCCACCGGTTCGATCATCACCAGGCTTACCACCGACGTGACCAACCTGCAGAACGCCTATTCCATGATCATCCGTATGGGCGTGCGCGCCCCGATCATGATGGTCGTGGCCTGGATCTTCTCGTTCCGCATCAGCCCGTCGATCTCCCTTGTGTTCCTGGCCTGCATCCCGATTCTCGCCATCGGACTGTGCGGACTTGCAGTGTACGTGCACCCGGTGTTCGAACGCGTGTTCCACACCTACGACAAGCTCAACAATGTGGTCGACGAGAACCTGCAAGGCATCCGCGTGGTCAAGTCCTACACCCGCGAATCCCATGAGATCACCAAGTTCGGCCGTATCTCCCAGCGCATCTACAAGGACTTCAGCAAGGCCGACCGCGTGATGAGCTTCAACAACCCGCTCATGATGGTCTGCGTGTACGTCTCGATGATCCTCATCGCATGGATGGGCGCCAAGCAGATCGTGGCCTCCGGCAACAATGCCGCGCTGGGCCTGACCACCGGCGACCTGACCGCATTGGTCACCTACGCCATGCAGATCCTCATGGCCATGATGATGCTGTCCATGATCTTCGTCATGTGCATCATCTCCCAGGCTTCCGCGGAACGCATCTGCCAGGTGCTCAACGAGGAAAGCACGGTGACCAATCCGGCCGATCCCGTCAAGGAAGTGGCCGACGGTTCCATCGAATTCAGCGACGTCAACTTCCGCTACTCCGATAATTCCGAAAAGCCGGTGCTTGACAACATCAACCTGAAGATCCGCTCCGGTATGACCGTCGGCATCGTCGGCGGCACCGGCTCCGCAAAATCCAGCCTGGTGCAACTCGTGCCGCGCCTGTACGACGTGACCTCCGGCTCGCTCAAGGTCGGCGGCGTCGACGTGCGCGACTACGACATGGAAGTGCTGCGCGACCAGGTCGCCATGGTATTGCAGAAGAACGTCCTGTTCTCCGGCACCATCGCCGACAATCTGCGCTGGGGCAACCCGAACGCCACCGACGAGGAGATCCGCCACGCCTGCCAGCTGGCCCAGGCCGACGGCTTCATCCAGGAATTCCCCGACAAGTACGACACCTACATCGAGCAGGGCGGCACCAACGTCTCCGGCGGTCAGCGCCAGCGTCTGTGCATCGCACGCGCGTTGCTGAAGAAGCCGAAGATCCTGATCCTCGACGATTCCACCTCTGCGGTCGACACCAAGACCGACCAGCTGATCCGCGCCGCGTTCCATAACGAGATCCCCGACACCACGAAGATCATCATCGCCCAGCGCATCGCATCCGTGCAGGAATCCGACATGATCCTCGTCATGGAGGAAGGCCGCATCACCGCATCTGGCACCCATGAGGAACTGCTGAAAACCTGCGACGAATACCGTTCCATCTACGAGTCGCAGACCAAGAACCAGGCACAGCCTGAGGAACTGCAATGA
- a CDS encoding PH domain-containing protein gives MKVASGNVLWQQRKRNWCRTPFTFTVYTLADKELSVKTGVLNEKFNLVKLFRIVDISVERTFLQRLFGMSTLVLDTRDQSSGNGVVVLKNIVHGFEVRQMLQDAVDASRSENGMTAREFIGGPAGSGLEGPGFDGGFDDFDAENYAGVQ, from the coding sequence ATGAAAGTCGCAAGTGGCAATGTGCTGTGGCAGCAGCGTAAGCGCAATTGGTGCCGTACACCGTTCACCTTCACCGTGTACACGCTGGCCGATAAGGAATTGAGCGTTAAAACGGGCGTGCTGAACGAGAAGTTCAATCTGGTCAAACTGTTCCGCATCGTCGATATCAGCGTGGAACGCACGTTCCTGCAGCGTCTGTTCGGCATGAGCACGCTGGTTCTGGACACGCGCGACCAATCGTCCGGCAATGGTGTGGTGGTGCTGAAGAATATCGTGCACGGCTTCGAGGTGCGTCAGATGCTGCAGGATGCCGTGGACGCCTCCCGCAGCGAGAACGGCATGACGGCCCGTGAATTCATCGGCGGTCCTGCCGGCTCTGGCCTGGAAGGACCGGGGTTTGACGGCGGCTTCGATGATTTCGATGCGGAAAACTACGCAGGAGTTCAGTGA